A genomic stretch from Candidatus Methanomassiliicoccus intestinalis Issoire-Mx1 includes:
- a CDS encoding ABC-F family ATP-binding cassette domain-containing protein — MLVRADGVTKSFGPKELLKNISMQIDDNDRIGLVGPNGCGKTTFLKMITGDDVPDSGELVIKTNKIVYLSQFPSFDNDTTVEDALNVDSDEVQNKRMLELENIMASGELPRGADWNDISMEYARLQEEALRQNKSDAERALDHLKTFGIEDRVSGKMNELSGGERAKVMIAKVLSRAEKADLIILDEPTNHLDIDAVEWLEGYIADFKGAVLIVSHDRYFLDRTVTQILEIDGSKMKHYLGNYSQFVDKKALEIERQEKEFQRNSKERDRQAKIAEEQHRMQWFSSTHKTRMKMLERMEVTEAPDKKKDLTLDIDSADKSGKNVVMARKMRVMRGKKILFEDIEFDINRGDKIGLFGPNGSGKSSLVKALMGDIPFRGDLWIAPGAKIGYFEQGHDHLNPEMTSYEQIDDYLEGEARSRARSCLYRLQMTKKDAERPIKTLSGGERARLSLAMLLSMNLNFLVLDEPTNHLDIMARHAVETALAEYKGTFLVVSHDRYLLDSVCSKVAELKDGTFTMFNGSYSQFKGVRKGRDVVEEAEVYKVVSSFTEWNSRKKFSKGDRIVVAPSEKANYQWAIDNGKLKRIPGKERKIITK, encoded by the coding sequence ATGCTAGTCCGCGCAGACGGTGTCACAAAATCATTCGGTCCCAAGGAACTTTTAAAAAATATATCAATGCAGATCGATGATAATGATCGAATTGGATTAGTAGGACCCAACGGCTGCGGCAAAACTACATTTCTGAAGATGATAACCGGGGATGATGTTCCGGACTCAGGCGAACTTGTGATTAAGACAAACAAGATCGTGTACCTGTCACAGTTTCCATCATTTGACAACGATACCACGGTAGAAGATGCCCTCAATGTTGACTCTGACGAGGTACAGAACAAAAGAATGCTCGAACTGGAGAATATAATGGCTTCGGGAGAACTGCCCCGCGGAGCAGACTGGAATGATATCTCCATGGAGTATGCCAGGCTGCAGGAGGAAGCCCTGAGGCAGAACAAGAGCGATGCTGAACGGGCTTTGGACCATCTTAAGACATTCGGCATCGAGGACAGGGTTTCAGGAAAGATGAACGAGCTCAGCGGAGGAGAAAGAGCTAAAGTGATGATTGCAAAGGTCCTGTCCAGAGCTGAAAAGGCCGATCTGATCATATTGGACGAACCTACAAACCATCTGGATATCGATGCCGTTGAGTGGCTGGAAGGATATATTGCAGATTTTAAAGGTGCAGTGCTGATAGTCTCCCACGACAGATACTTTTTAGACAGAACAGTGACCCAGATTCTTGAGATCGACGGCTCTAAAATGAAACATTATCTGGGAAATTACTCTCAGTTTGTGGATAAAAAGGCTTTGGAGATCGAGCGTCAGGAAAAAGAGTTCCAGCGCAATTCCAAAGAAAGAGACAGGCAGGCAAAAATAGCTGAAGAACAGCACCGCATGCAGTGGTTCTCCTCAACTCACAAAACACGTATGAAGATGCTTGAGAGGATGGAAGTCACAGAAGCCCCGGATAAAAAGAAGGATCTTACTCTAGACATAGACTCTGCAGACAAATCTGGAAAAAATGTAGTTATGGCTAGAAAAATGAGAGTGATGCGAGGCAAAAAGATTCTTTTCGAAGATATTGAATTTGATATTAACCGCGGGGATAAAATAGGACTTTTCGGTCCCAACGGCTCTGGAAAAAGTTCACTTGTCAAAGCGCTGATGGGTGATATTCCATTCAGAGGCGACTTGTGGATTGCCCCCGGCGCGAAAATAGGCTATTTTGAACAGGGCCATGACCATCTTAATCCAGAAATGACTTCCTATGAACAGATAGATGATTATCTGGAAGGGGAAGCCAGGTCAAGAGCGAGATCCTGCCTGTACCGTCTCCAGATGACGAAGAAAGATGCGGAACGTCCCATCAAAACATTATCCGGCGGAGAGAGGGCAAGGCTCAGTCTTGCAATGCTTTTATCAATGAACCTGAACTTTTTGGTGCTTGACGAACCTACAAACCACCTGGACATCATGGCAAGACACGCTGTAGAAACCGCGCTTGCAGAATACAAAGGCACATTTTTAGTTGTAAGTCATGACAGATATCTGCTGGATTCCGTATGCAGCAAAGTTGCAGAACTTAAAGACGGCACATTCACCATGTTCAACGGCAGTTACTCGCAGTTCAAAGGCGTCAGAAAGGGAAGGGATGTCGTTGAAGAAGCTGAAGTTTACAAAGTTGTGTCTTCATTTACCGAGTGGAACTCAAGGAAGAAATTTTCCAAAGGCGACAGGATAGTGGTGGCTCCCTCTGAAAAAGCCAACTATCAATGGGCAATAGACAACGGCAAACTTAAGAGGATTCCTGGAAAAGAGCGGAAGATTATTACAAAATGA
- a CDS encoding ABC transporter ATP-binding protein, translating to MSLNVNDIRFSYSKKEILKGISFEADRGEVVGILGQNGCGKTTLLRCINASLTPGSGNVTLDGEDVKKLSKKEIARRMAFVTQTTNITFPFTVYETVMMGRYPRIGSMSSETDSDLSIVYNAMRDTGTLQFADRGINELSGGERRRVLIARALTQEPEVLLLDEPTLHLDINHQFDLMELINKLAKEKKLLVLIVTHDIILASRYCDKMILIENGKINHMGKTADVASPGNFKEIFEIDSEISHDDRFGLNVTLIGRCKT from the coding sequence GTGTCGCTTAACGTAAATGATATTAGATTTTCATATTCTAAAAAAGAAATATTAAAAGGAATATCCTTTGAAGCGGACAGGGGAGAAGTTGTTGGAATACTCGGCCAGAACGGCTGCGGTAAAACAACATTGCTGCGGTGCATCAACGCCTCACTCACTCCCGGCAGCGGCAATGTAACCTTGGATGGAGAAGATGTTAAAAAACTGTCTAAAAAAGAAATTGCAAGAAGGATGGCATTTGTAACTCAGACAACCAACATCACATTTCCATTTACAGTCTATGAAACCGTGATGATGGGAAGATATCCGCGGATAGGCTCGATGAGCTCGGAAACCGACAGTGATCTCAGCATAGTATACAATGCGATGAGAGACACGGGAACACTGCAGTTTGCAGACCGCGGCATAAATGAGCTCAGCGGCGGTGAAAGGAGAAGAGTCCTGATTGCCAGGGCACTCACGCAAGAACCTGAAGTACTCCTGCTTGACGAACCTACGCTTCATCTGGATATTAATCACCAATTCGACCTGATGGAACTTATTAATAAACTTGCTAAAGAAAAAAAACTGCTTGTTTTAATTGTAACCCATGACATCATACTTGCCTCGCGGTACTGCGACAAGATGATCCTGATTGAAAATGGAAAAATAAATCATATGGGAAAAACGGCAGATGTAGCATCTCCAGGCAACTTTAAAGAAATTTTTGAGATAGATTCAGAGATCTCCCATGACGACCGCTTTGGATTAAACGTCACTTTGATTGGAAGATGTAAAACTTAA
- the pheT gene encoding phenylalanine--tRNA ligase subunit beta, whose translation MPVVTFDRNDLDALLGQKVDLETLLERVPQLGADVHSYDEATNSLSIEFFPDRPDLYCVEGAATALRAFLGFEEGLKRYPVTDSGIILKAEESVKNVRPYIVAGVVRGVSLNNAAIKSLMELQEKLHITMGRKRAKVAIGIHDLDKITAPFTYKAVNPDSLSFVPLAKTECMSMREILTKHEKGKAYAQLLDGKELFPVILDSNDNVISFPPIINGALTTVTENTKNIFIDVTGTDLNAINGALNIVACALAERGGSIQLVSIESSSKFKTPDLNPKTKDITVGDVNSLLGCNLNANQICEALSKMGCDSQIIGDIIRVNISATRMDILHEVDVIEDVAKGYGYENFGNRLPASQTFGSELSETKASNVIRQLLIGYGYLETTTLTLTSEETQFKMMRLPETEVVSVLNPISEDHTCLRVSLIPSQMALLRKNKHRDLPQKLFEVGDVVIDAVRHKRLAAVNISVKSSFTEIKSLVESILRDLSVKYEIQSSSSEMFIPGRGAEIVSDGKIIGVFGEIHPEVITNFELRYPVIALELDVEAVTEGKLDRVA comes from the coding sequence ATGCCAGTAGTTACTTTTGACCGCAATGATCTCGATGCCTTGCTTGGGCAGAAAGTGGATCTAGAGACGTTATTGGAACGGGTTCCGCAGTTGGGTGCGGACGTTCATTCATATGATGAAGCTACAAACTCGCTGTCTATTGAGTTTTTCCCGGACCGCCCTGATCTTTATTGTGTCGAAGGTGCTGCCACAGCCTTAAGGGCATTCTTAGGCTTTGAAGAGGGTTTAAAGAGATATCCTGTAACCGACTCAGGCATCATTCTGAAGGCGGAAGAAAGTGTAAAGAATGTTAGGCCCTACATAGTGGCAGGAGTGGTGCGCGGTGTTTCTCTCAACAATGCTGCAATAAAATCACTTATGGAGCTGCAGGAGAAACTTCACATCACCATGGGAAGGAAAAGAGCCAAGGTCGCTATCGGCATTCACGACTTAGATAAAATCACTGCACCGTTTACATATAAGGCTGTAAATCCAGACTCATTATCATTCGTACCACTGGCAAAAACTGAATGTATGAGTATGAGGGAGATTCTGACTAAGCATGAAAAAGGAAAAGCATATGCACAGCTGCTGGACGGCAAGGAATTATTTCCAGTAATCCTTGATTCCAATGATAATGTAATCTCATTTCCGCCGATAATAAACGGAGCCCTTACAACTGTTACTGAGAATACAAAAAACATATTCATTGATGTAACTGGAACAGATTTAAATGCTATAAACGGAGCTTTAAACATTGTTGCATGTGCACTTGCAGAACGCGGAGGCAGCATACAGCTCGTTTCTATCGAATCTTCTTCAAAATTCAAAACTCCAGACTTAAATCCAAAAACAAAAGACATAACAGTCGGGGATGTAAATTCACTTCTGGGATGCAATCTGAATGCCAATCAGATCTGCGAGGCCTTGAGTAAAATGGGCTGCGATTCTCAGATTATCGGTGACATCATACGAGTAAACATCTCTGCCACAAGGATGGATATTCTGCATGAAGTCGACGTGATTGAGGATGTTGCCAAAGGTTATGGATATGAAAACTTTGGAAACAGGCTGCCGGCGTCTCAAACGTTTGGATCAGAGCTCAGCGAAACCAAAGCTTCTAATGTAATCCGCCAGCTGCTGATAGGCTACGGATATCTGGAGACAACAACTCTGACCTTGACATCTGAAGAGACGCAGTTTAAAATGATGAGGCTCCCTGAAACTGAAGTGGTATCTGTTTTAAATCCAATAAGCGAGGACCACACATGCCTCAGAGTTTCACTGATTCCCAGCCAGATGGCGCTTCTCCGCAAGAATAAGCACAGAGATCTGCCTCAAAAGCTGTTTGAAGTCGGTGATGTGGTCATTGATGCTGTAAGACACAAACGTCTCGCTGCAGTCAACATCTCTGTAAAATCCTCTTTCACAGAAATCAAATCACTGGTTGAAAGCATTCTGCGGGATCTTTCAGTAAAATATGAAATTCAATCATCATCTTCGGAAATGTTCATTCCCGGCAGAGGTGCTGAAATAGTTTCAGACGGAAAAATAATAGGTGTATTCGGAGAGATTCATCCTGAAGTAATAACAAACTTTGAACTCCGGTATCCGGTAATCGCTCTGGAACTAGATGTCGAAGCAGTTACTGAGGGAAAGCTCGACAGGGTTGCTTAA
- a CDS encoding M3 family oligoendopeptidase yields the protein MKWDLTQLAPQDTIEEDLKKMPSEAEKFQKEYQGRIASLDAQGLKKFIEDRDTFYLKFEGPVMHARLAYYANALDPEAQRISDIADRAGTEAAQKLAFSSIELGKLLESNPALIEDPVLSEYKHFLQLVLQSAPHRLSESEEKLVMSKDLNGVEAWSRLQSDWLATRTFDLTIGDEVKTMPYGEVISYYQNPDRDVRKSANSVVYTKLGNDDIVWSSALRSICDDHIRMCSLRKYSDPMEPSLEDNDVDKETINALMEAIDEGKSFYRRYLKTKAKLLGLNKLGNWDLMAPLPGSGNIKYSWEDSKREVFEAYSSFDKEFGEYIEDMFSRNHIDGEVRMGKTSGAFCSFWYGGKSAYVLQSFNGQLSDIYTQAHELGHAVHAYLGQRAQKPLNFNPGSCIAECGSIFGELLLTKSLLEKAKSPEEKRAVLCVVLDEFGMSAFQVTARFLFENSLYASINGGKFLDGSAISDLWVNARDSIYGDSVEWLPEMKWEWTMKMHYYIPNYRYYNYPYVFAQLFVFALYRLYVEEGETFIPKLKKLLSAGSSQSPYDLAKDLGFDIRSADFWKKGIKQAEYFLDELEKTM from the coding sequence ATGAAATGGGATCTTACGCAGTTAGCGCCGCAGGATACGATTGAAGAAGATCTAAAAAAGATGCCCTCTGAGGCAGAAAAATTCCAGAAAGAGTATCAAGGCAGGATAGCATCATTGGATGCACAGGGACTCAAGAAATTCATTGAAGACCGTGATACTTTTTATTTAAAGTTTGAAGGACCGGTTATGCATGCCAGGCTTGCTTACTATGCCAATGCTCTGGATCCTGAAGCCCAGCGTATAAGCGACATTGCAGACAGGGCTGGCACAGAGGCAGCTCAAAAACTTGCTTTCTCATCCATAGAGCTGGGGAAGCTGCTTGAATCAAATCCTGCTCTTATAGAAGATCCCGTATTGTCAGAATATAAACACTTTCTGCAGCTGGTACTCCAGTCAGCTCCCCACAGGCTTTCAGAAAGTGAAGAAAAACTGGTGATGTCTAAAGACCTCAACGGTGTTGAAGCCTGGTCCCGCCTTCAAAGCGATTGGCTAGCCACAAGGACTTTCGATCTAACGATCGGCGATGAAGTCAAAACTATGCCTTATGGTGAAGTAATCAGCTATTATCAGAACCCGGACAGAGATGTCAGAAAATCTGCCAACAGCGTAGTTTACACCAAACTTGGAAATGATGACATCGTCTGGTCTTCTGCACTCCGGTCCATCTGCGATGATCACATCAGAATGTGCAGCCTGAGAAAATATTCTGATCCGATGGAGCCCAGTCTTGAAGACAATGATGTCGACAAGGAGACAATAAATGCTCTGATGGAAGCCATTGATGAAGGAAAATCTTTCTACAGACGATACCTTAAAACAAAAGCTAAGCTCCTTGGCCTCAACAAACTCGGAAACTGGGATCTCATGGCGCCGCTTCCTGGATCTGGGAACATAAAGTACAGCTGGGAAGACTCTAAGAGAGAGGTTTTTGAAGCGTATTCTTCATTCGACAAAGAGTTTGGAGAATATATTGAGGACATGTTCAGCCGCAACCACATCGACGGGGAAGTCAGGATGGGGAAGACAAGCGGGGCATTCTGTTCATTCTGGTATGGCGGAAAGAGCGCTTACGTCCTGCAGAGCTTCAACGGGCAGCTCTCTGATATTTACACACAGGCTCATGAGCTCGGCCATGCAGTCCATGCATATCTTGGACAAAGGGCCCAAAAACCGCTAAACTTCAATCCCGGATCATGCATAGCGGAATGCGGATCCATCTTTGGTGAGCTGCTGCTCACAAAAAGCCTTCTGGAAAAAGCAAAATCTCCGGAAGAAAAGCGTGCCGTGCTCTGCGTAGTGCTGGATGAATTTGGAATGTCTGCTTTCCAGGTAACAGCCCGTTTCCTGTTTGAGAACAGCCTTTACGCATCAATCAATGGTGGAAAATTCCTAGACGGATCTGCTATTTCCGATCTGTGGGTAAATGCAAGGGACAGCATATACGGGGATTCCGTAGAATGGCTGCCAGAAATGAAATGGGAATGGACCATGAAGATGCATTATTACATTCCCAACTACCGCTACTACAATTATCCATATGTGTTTGCCCAGCTGTTTGTTTTCGCCCTTTACCGCTTATATGTGGAGGAAGGAGAGACCTTCATTCCCAAACTGAAAAAATTACTGTCGGCAGGATCGTCACAATCCCCGTATGATCTAGCGAAAGATCTGGGATTCGATATAAGATCTGCTGATTTCTGGAAGAAGGGAATAAAACAAGCAGAGTACTTTCTGGATGAACTGGAAAAAACTATGTAA
- a CDS encoding class I SAM-dependent methyltransferase, whose protein sequence is MTLDAWEAEYAKSDPVWKGPPLYENPFPPRLNILELGCGNGKNLPVLLKDASSVTAVDFSHNALQLCREQFTGDNISFIEADVCDLPFEDESFDAVCAIHILEHLSEKNRIQAQNEIYRVLKSEGLLAVRVFSIDDMRFGKGTEIEKNTFARGNGIYYHYFTNTELEMLFSGFKLVNVTEIKSEKKYGVRSEISTLFKK, encoded by the coding sequence GTGACATTAGATGCCTGGGAGGCAGAATATGCCAAATCTGATCCAGTCTGGAAAGGTCCTCCACTGTATGAAAATCCCTTTCCTCCCAGACTTAATATTCTGGAGCTTGGATGCGGAAATGGAAAAAATCTTCCGGTTTTGTTAAAGGATGCCTCATCAGTAACTGCAGTAGACTTCTCTCATAACGCTCTTCAGCTGTGCAGGGAGCAGTTTACAGGTGATAATATTTCATTTATTGAGGCAGACGTATGCGATCTGCCTTTTGAAGATGAAAGCTTCGATGCAGTCTGTGCCATTCATATTCTGGAGCATCTTTCAGAGAAAAACAGAATTCAGGCGCAGAATGAAATTTACCGGGTATTAAAGTCTGAAGGACTTCTTGCGGTGCGTGTTTTCTCCATTGATGATATGAGATTCGGCAAAGGCACTGAAATTGAAAAAAATACATTCGCAAGAGGGAATGGAATTTATTACCATTATTTTACTAATACAGAACTGGAAATGCTCTTCAGCGGATTTAAACTTGTAAATGTCACTGAGATCAAATCTGAAAAGAAATATGGTGTGAGATCTGAAATCTCGACACTCTTTAAGAAATAA
- a CDS encoding PaaI family thioesterase: protein MDCSSMNCGIDERLDAMNHAQFAELCGLKVVSVGKGEAVVRMSAEGKKNAMGNLHGGAIFTLADQAFALASNSYGDPQVALCSSINYIKAAKGDLEARAVIVSETRNTSVYEVRVFEGETLVAIFTGTGYRLRR from the coding sequence ATGGACTGTTCAAGTATGAATTGCGGAATCGATGAACGTTTAGATGCAATGAATCATGCACAGTTTGCTGAATTATGCGGTCTTAAGGTAGTTAGTGTGGGTAAAGGCGAAGCCGTCGTCAGAATGTCAGCCGAAGGAAAGAAAAATGCTATGGGCAACCTTCACGGCGGTGCCATTTTCACACTGGCTGACCAGGCGTTTGCCCTGGCCTCAAACTCATATGGAGACCCTCAGGTGGCATTGTGCTCCAGTATAAACTACATCAAGGCGGCAAAAGGAGACCTTGAAGCCAGAGCTGTTATAGTTAGTGAAACAAGGAATACTTCAGTATATGAAGTGCGTGTTTTTGAAGGGGAGACATTAGTCGCCATATTTACAGGGACAGGATACAGATTACGAAGGTGA
- a CDS encoding FecCD family ABC transporter permease gives MDELKTFEDLKNHHKKVSRKSWLIILLTTVCLATTFFLALFVGNYHLTISEVLRAFVGDANDNTNYALFEVRVPRLLCCILIGAALSTSGLVMQSLFKNPMASPSVLGISSGAAFGASLAISFGVGGFLGKYAVPGMAFVFCFVTMIVVYFLARTKYGVATTTLLLSGVAIGAFFNGLVSLLQYIVDENVLSNIVYWTTGSLNNCGWNSFQLALIPIAIGIAIMVYYVKELNLISAGEEQAANMGVNVKRVRFTLIIATSLAVGGAVAISGVIGFVGLIVPHIFRMIAGPNHRLLMPLCVVGGGTFMIIVDTIAKAGFSTIILPVGILTSLLGAPFFIYIMKTRKREIWE, from the coding sequence ATGGATGAACTGAAGACTTTCGAAGACCTTAAAAATCATCACAAAAAAGTCAGCAGAAAGTCATGGCTGATTATTCTACTAACCACTGTTTGTCTTGCAACTACATTTTTCTTAGCATTGTTTGTTGGAAACTATCATCTGACAATATCAGAGGTACTCAGAGCATTTGTCGGCGATGCTAATGACAATACCAACTATGCACTGTTTGAAGTCAGAGTTCCCAGGCTGCTGTGCTGTATTTTGATTGGAGCGGCACTGTCTACCTCTGGATTAGTAATGCAGAGCCTTTTCAAAAATCCCATGGCGTCTCCGTCAGTTTTAGGAATCTCATCGGGTGCAGCATTCGGAGCATCCCTTGCAATTTCATTCGGAGTCGGCGGATTCTTAGGAAAGTATGCAGTTCCAGGAATGGCATTCGTATTTTGTTTCGTAACAATGATTGTTGTATATTTCCTGGCTAGAACAAAATACGGAGTGGCTACGACCACGCTTCTTTTATCAGGAGTAGCCATAGGTGCATTCTTCAATGGACTGGTTTCGCTTCTTCAATATATTGTCGATGAAAATGTGCTGTCCAATATTGTCTACTGGACAACGGGCAGTCTTAACAACTGCGGATGGAATTCTTTCCAGCTCGCATTGATTCCGATAGCGATCGGAATTGCAATTATGGTTTATTATGTCAAAGAACTCAACCTTATTTCCGCCGGTGAAGAACAGGCGGCAAATATGGGTGTGAATGTAAAAAGAGTACGTTTCACGCTGATAATCGCAACTTCCTTAGCGGTAGGGGGAGCAGTAGCCATTTCTGGAGTAATAGGATTTGTCGGCCTGATTGTACCACATATCTTTAGAATGATCGCTGGTCCCAATCATAGGCTGCTTATGCCGCTGTGTGTAGTCGGCGGCGGAACATTCATGATAATTGTAGATACCATTGCTAAAGCGGGTTTCAGTACAATAATTCTGCCTGTCGGCATATTAACCTCACTGCTGGGAGCCCCATTTTTCATATATATAATGAAAACAAGAAAGAGAGAGATATGGGAGTGA
- a CDS encoding DUF2116 family Zn-ribbon domain-containing protein — protein sequence MSEKVQIPQHNHCRTCGKAFIGTERYCSDECASKNKGEINKKKKELYVLFGVLMVIMIIAIVAGMVI from the coding sequence ATGTCAGAAAAAGTACAAATCCCCCAACACAACCATTGTCGTACCTGCGGAAAAGCATTCATTGGCACTGAACGATACTGCTCAGATGAATGTGCATCAAAAAATAAAGGTGAGATTAATAAAAAGAAGAAAGAACTGTATGTGCTCTTTGGAGTGCTTATGGTAATAATGATCATAGCAATTGTGGCCGGAATGGTTATTTGA
- a CDS encoding Na+-dependent transporter — MRVRDLLGNNSLVLAVALVIALICGGFPETEHITNKDIAMVSLCLMMCFSLCNIKLTGLNPKNYSKDILKAFFLCMILGLAVTVLISFFFEGDIRHGWILEAAVPSAVSVIPFTALLLGNMKSSIVSSTVIYFAALVMTPLVTLIFLGEAINPQTLLEYIAILIIVPLIVSRFMRRLHIPPAAGSITINLLFAVLVIAIAGSNNYVFFGEPVLLLSLLIAAVLRTFGVGIGLNAYLKKKGEPREDRVPEILFATHKNTGMAGALAVALIGDAAAIPIAVCMTVDIVWLIYVSKFMFPVSKIKNEEIQSASAA, encoded by the coding sequence GTGAGAGTAAGAGACCTTCTCGGAAACAATTCACTGGTATTGGCAGTAGCTTTAGTTATTGCATTAATTTGTGGAGGTTTTCCCGAGACGGAGCACATCACTAACAAAGACATCGCCATGGTATCTCTTTGTCTAATGATGTGTTTTTCATTGTGTAATATAAAACTGACTGGTCTGAATCCTAAAAATTACTCTAAAGATATCCTCAAGGCATTTTTCTTATGCATGATTCTTGGATTGGCAGTTACCGTGTTGATTTCTTTCTTCTTCGAAGGAGATATACGGCACGGCTGGATTTTGGAAGCCGCGGTTCCTTCAGCTGTTTCTGTGATTCCATTCACTGCCCTGCTGCTTGGAAATATGAAATCATCAATTGTATCATCCACCGTTATTTATTTTGCAGCGCTGGTAATGACACCGCTGGTAACCTTAATATTCTTAGGAGAAGCCATAAATCCGCAGACGCTTCTGGAATACATTGCAATTCTGATCATAGTTCCGTTAATTGTATCCAGGTTTATGAGGCGGCTTCACATACCTCCTGCTGCTGGATCTATAACAATCAATCTTCTGTTTGCTGTTCTTGTTATTGCAATTGCAGGCTCTAACAATTACGTATTCTTTGGGGAACCGGTTCTTCTGCTGTCTTTGCTGATTGCAGCAGTTCTGAGAACATTCGGAGTAGGAATCGGCCTGAATGCTTATTTAAAAAAGAAAGGGGAGCCCCGGGAAGACAGGGTGCCGGAGATTCTCTTTGCAACTCATAAAAACACTGGCATGGCAGGTGCGCTGGCTGTGGCTTTGATTGGAGACGCCGCTGCTATACCCATAGCTGTGTGCATGACGGTTGATATTGTCTGGCTTATTTATGTGAGTAAATTCATGTTTCCAGTGAGTAAAATTAAAAACGAAGAGATCCAATCGGCATCGGCAGCCTAA
- the yjjX gene encoding inosine/xanthosine triphosphatase, whose translation MRVGLGGTFNVLHAGHCALLDATAAIGDEVCIAITSDDFISKTKKYHTPLEKRAERVDQYLSSKKCRYSITVIDTPEGNAPYDKFLDAIVVSPETYENAVKINVSRELNGLKPLEIVTVPHVLAEDGMPISSTRIISGEIDTYGKMLRPLKIAVGSLNKIKIDATRSAFLRFYENVEVFGVNVQSGVPEQPKESETRQGSINRAKSCIGDADYGVGLEAGVFETEDGLYDVQYCSIIDKAGKITIGHGPGFRYPDAVREKVENGWTVGDAFNTMYEWERKGMGEGAIGCLTKGVVTRTQLSEQAVIAALVPRIKREMFPEI comes from the coding sequence TTGAGAGTTGGACTAGGCGGAACATTTAATGTCCTGCACGCAGGACACTGCGCACTGTTGGATGCTACTGCAGCCATAGGCGATGAAGTCTGTATAGCAATAACATCAGATGACTTCATTTCAAAGACCAAAAAATATCACACGCCTTTGGAAAAGAGAGCAGAACGCGTTGATCAGTACCTCTCATCCAAAAAATGCAGATACTCCATTACAGTGATAGATACTCCCGAAGGAAATGCACCCTATGATAAATTCTTAGATGCTATTGTTGTATCTCCTGAAACATATGAAAATGCAGTGAAGATAAATGTATCCAGAGAATTAAACGGATTGAAACCCTTAGAGATAGTCACTGTTCCTCATGTATTGGCTGAAGACGGTATGCCTATCTCATCCACCAGAATTATTTCTGGAGAGATAGATACTTATGGAAAAATGCTCCGCCCTTTGAAAATTGCAGTAGGGTCATTAAACAAAATAAAGATTGATGCAACCAGATCTGCATTCTTACGATTTTATGAAAATGTAGAAGTTTTTGGGGTAAATGTACAGTCGGGAGTACCTGAACAGCCCAAAGAAAGTGAGACCAGACAAGGATCCATTAACCGTGCCAAAAGTTGCATAGGAGATGCAGACTACGGCGTTGGTTTAGAAGCCGGTGTTTTCGAAACAGAGGATGGTCTCTATGATGTTCAATATTGTTCTATAATTGATAAGGCCGGCAAGATAACCATCGGACATGGTCCAGGATTTAGGTATCCTGATGCAGTTAGAGAAAAGGTTGAAAATGGCTGGACAGTCGGCGATGCTTTCAACACCATGTATGAGTGGGAAAGAAAAGGAATGGGGGAAGGAGCGATCGGATGCCTTACAAAAGGTGTTGTCACAAGAACACAGCTTTCCGAACAAGCTGTGATTGCCGCTCTGGTACCGAGGATAAAAAGAGAGATGTTTCCTGAGATTTAG